ATCGCATTTAAAGATGCCATTGTTTTTCGGTCATTCTCTACCGTTTATGTCTACGAAGATGATAAAATTAAGGTCATTGATGTAGCTGGTGTAGTATCAGACTTGGTCGCCTATAACAATGAATTATATATCGCGGGTGGCGATACGGGAATGTATAAGTTCCAAGGAGATAAATTTAGTGCGCTCGATCATTTCGAGGCACTTTTAGGAAAAACGATAATAGCCACGGCTATAGTAGATAACAAACTATTTATTGGTACAAAACTAAATGGATGTTATGTCTTTGAGAATGGTGAGTTAGAGGAGTGGGATAATGACATAAATAAAGAATTAAAGAAACATCAACTTAATGAGATAGTCCCTTATCCTAACAATAAAATTGCATTCGGGACTATAAAAAAGGGAGTTTATCTCTATGATAATACTCAAAATACTTTTATTAATCTTGATAGAGAAACAGGACTACAAAACAATACAGTATTATCTATCTTTCATTATGACAACCAGCTTTGGCTTGGTTTAGATAATGGGATAGATCGGATACAGACCAATGCACCGATTACCTATTATACCGATTTTTCTGGAGCCGTAGGCACTACCTATGATATTGCTTTTGCTAATGGTATCCTTTATTTAGGGAGCAATACGGGTATTTATTATTTCGAGAACGATGTTTTACAATTTGTAGAAAATTCTCAAGGTCATGTGTGGGATTTAAAAGTTATTGATGGTGAGCTGTTTGCAGGTCATAATACAGGTACTTTCAAAGTAACTAAAAATACGTTAGAGAAAGTTTCTTCAGTTTCTGGTGGGTACCAAATTGTAAAAGTACCTGAGCAAGAAAATAGTTATTTTCAAGGGACTTATATTGGGGTATCTAAATTCTTAAAAAATCCTGAAGGTTCTTGGAGTGTTCAGCCGATTTCTGGAATACAATTTCCAGTAAAACAACTCTGCTTTGAATCTGAAGATATAATTTGGGTAGCGCATCCTTACAAAGGCTTTTTTAGATTGCGATTAAATAGCACTTTAGATCAGGTAGCGGAAATTCAGGAATTTAACCATGATGCCATACCTAATAATTATAATGTTAAGGTCTTCAATGTAAAAAATAGGATAGTTTTATATGCTGACGGAGTTTGGTATACCTACAATGCAATTTTAAATAAAATTGAAATTTTTGAAGATTTTGCTAAATACAAGGATAACGTGCTTATTTATAATGATGGGGACTACTTTTGGTTTATAGACAATGAAAATAGCAAAGAGATTGTCTACACGAATCTAAGAGACAAAAGTCTTTCTATTGCAGAGAATGTCTTAAAAAAGCGTTTGGTTCCTGATGCAGAGAATGTGGTAAAGTTTAATGATTCTATCTTTATGCTAACGCTTAATGATGGTTTTGCTAAGATTAACTTAACCAAGCTTCACAAATACTTGGATGATTTTGTAGTACCCAAACCACAGCTTAGTTATTTTAAAGATGAAGAAAAGCGTTTCTCTTTGTTAAATGAAACGTTTCAGATAGATTATAAAGATTCTCAAAGTATCAGCTTTCAAGTGGCTTCTCCTAATTTAACGAAACCAAGGTATTTCTACGAATTATCTGGGGCAAAAGAGCAATCTAGTTATGTAGCAAACGGAACAGTTAATTTTCAGAATTTACCGCATGGAGCTTATACGGTAAGTATTGCTACTGTAAGTATAGATGGTAAATTTTCGGAACCTAGAATGTTTTCTTTTGCGATTGCATCACCTTGGTATCTATCCGTAGTCAGTAAGGTAGTTTATGGTTTAATTTTTATATTATTCATCTTTTTAGTACGCCTCTATAATCGAAAAAAATTAGCTAGAAAACAGCAGGTTTTTGAAGCACAAATGGATCGTAAACAAGAGGAACACTTGGCAAATCTAGAGAAAGAAAAACTCGCTAAAGAAATAAAACTGAAGCAGCAAGAATTAACGAGTACGACCTTAAATATTGCAAAGAAGAATGAGGTTATTTTAGAATTAAAGAATATGGTCGTAATGAATAGGGATAAATTTCCGAGTTCATCTCGCTATGGTTCGTTTATAAAAAAGTTAGATAAATCTGTAAACGACTCCGAAGATTGGAAGCGTTTTGAAGTTAACTTTAAAGAGCTGCATGAAGACTTCTTTGAGCGCCTCTTAAAAGAGTTTCCAAAACTTACGCCTAAAGATTTAAAACTCTGCGCCTATTTAAAAATGAACCTGTCTTCTAAAGAGATTGCTCCTTTAATGGGGATATCACTCCGTGGTGTAGAAATACACAGGTATCGATTAAGAAAAAAGCTACAAATAGATACATCAGAATACCTCTCTAGCTTTTTAATAACATTTTAAGTTTTCATTAATAAATTACAAATTCAACGAGCAAAAATTGTCAATACTTCAATTTTACAGGTATTTTAATTTGCAAATACTAGAATAAGCTCTTAAATATGGCTTATTTATATTTTTTAGGATACATCATTACTACATCACAATGTTAAAATTTTAACTTGAGCATCTCTTTACA
This genomic stretch from Cellulophaga algicola DSM 14237 harbors:
- a CDS encoding helix-turn-helix and ligand-binding sensor domain-containing protein; this encodes MKFYYGIILFLFFLSNSVFGQKVLPPIYNYKIFDYKAASQNWDVAVDSSGALYAANNKGLLSYNGEEWVLNKLPNNTIIRAVRVIGDKIFTGSYEEFGYWQKNEYGLLDYTSLTHLIKNYTFTNEEFWQIIAFKDAIVFRSFSTVYVYEDDKIKVIDVAGVVSDLVAYNNELYIAGGDTGMYKFQGDKFSALDHFEALLGKTIIATAIVDNKLFIGTKLNGCYVFENGELEEWDNDINKELKKHQLNEIVPYPNNKIAFGTIKKGVYLYDNTQNTFINLDRETGLQNNTVLSIFHYDNQLWLGLDNGIDRIQTNAPITYYTDFSGAVGTTYDIAFANGILYLGSNTGIYYFENDVLQFVENSQGHVWDLKVIDGELFAGHNTGTFKVTKNTLEKVSSVSGGYQIVKVPEQENSYFQGTYIGVSKFLKNPEGSWSVQPISGIQFPVKQLCFESEDIIWVAHPYKGFFRLRLNSTLDQVAEIQEFNHDAIPNNYNVKVFNVKNRIVLYADGVWYTYNAILNKIEIFEDFAKYKDNVLIYNDGDYFWFIDNENSKEIVYTNLRDKSLSIAENVLKKRLVPDAENVVKFNDSIFMLTLNDGFAKINLTKLHKYLDDFVVPKPQLSYFKDEEKRFSLLNETFQIDYKDSQSISFQVASPNLTKPRYFYELSGAKEQSSYVANGTVNFQNLPHGAYTVSIATVSIDGKFSEPRMFSFAIASPWYLSVVSKVVYGLIFILFIFLVRLYNRKKLARKQQVFEAQMDRKQEEHLANLEKEKLAKEIKLKQQELTSTTLNIAKKNEVILELKNMVVMNRDKFPSSSRYGSFIKKLDKSVNDSEDWKRFEVNFKELHEDFFERLLKEFPKLTPKDLKLCAYLKMNLSSKEIAPLMGISLRGVEIHRYRLRKKLQIDTSEYLSSFLITF